A stretch of DNA from Actinomycetes bacterium:
GGTCGCCTCGTTCACGTGAGCCGGCACGAACGCCAGGGCCAGGAGGAGCGCCACGACTGCCAGCGGGAGGGTGATCAGGAAGACCGACCCCCACCAGAAGTGCTCGAGCATCCCGCCGGCGACCACCGGGCCGAGCGCGGAGATGCCGCCTCCCAGCGCCGACCACAGGGCGATCGACCTGGTGCGGCCCGGGCCGGCCCACAGGGCCGTGATCAGCGCGAGGGTGGTCGGGTAGGCCATGCCCGCGGAGAGCCCGCCGAGCACCCGGGCCGCGACCAGGACTGTGTCGTTCGGCGCGTAGGCGGCCAGCAGGCACGCGGGGACCGAGAGGGCCACGCCGGCCAGCAGGAGGACCTTGCGCCCGTAGCGGTCGCCGACCGCCCCGAGGTAGAGCACCGAGGCCGCCAGGCCGAGGGAATAGCCGACCGCCACCAGGTTCAGCGTCGTCTGGGAGGAGTCGAAGGCCTGACCGATCTCCGGCAGCGCCACGTTGGCCACGGCCAGGTTGAGGTTGGCCACCGCCGCCACCAGGATCAGCGAGAGCAGGACCAGCCCGGCGCGGGCCGGGGCGGTCGAGGCCTCGGGAGCGCCCATCGCTCCCTGCCCGTGCGCACCCGTGGCGGGGCCCGCCATCCGCGACCTCCTCGGCTCGGCTGCGACTCGTACCCTGCCGGGCGCGCGCAGGCACGACCTCACCCGAACCGGACGAGTCCGCGGACGCACGGCGCGGCGCATGATCGAGGCGCCAGACCAAACCCCTGACCCGAGGAGGGACCGTGTCGACGGATCCAGCCGCCCAGGACCCCATGATGACTTCCACAGGCTTGAGCAGGTACGACGACGAGCCGGTCTCCGGCTGGCTGTTCTTCGCAGGCACCGTCCTGGGGCTGGCCGGCCTCATGCGCCTGCTCGACTCGATCTGGGCCTTCCGCTACAACGGCGCCCTCCCGGACGAGCTGAGCGACGGGCTGCTCGGAGACAAGCTGACGACGTACGCCTGGGTGTGGCTGATCGTCGGCGTGCTGCTCATCGTGTCGAGCTGGCTGCTCCTCTACCGCTCGCAGCTCGCCCGGTGGGTCGGGTTCGTGGCCGCGACCATCGGTGCCCTCTCGGCGATGACCTGGATGCCCTACTACCCGATCTGGTCGCTGACGTACGTCGCGATGTTCGTGCTGACGTTCTACGCCCTCGCGGCGCACGGTGGTCGCGAGTAGGAGTCCGCTCCGGGACCGGCGCGGCGCTGACCCTAGGTTGGTCCCATGCCAGCGGGCGCAGCGAGGTCGCCGGCGGTCGAGGTGGAGGTCGGCGACCGCGACGTGCGGATCACCAACCCCGACCGGGTCTACTTCCCGGCGTCGGGCGCGACCAAGCTCGACCTGGTCCGCTACTACCTTGCCGTCGGCGACGGCATCGTCAACGCCCTGCGAGAGCGGCCCTGCATGCTGCACCGGTTCCCCACCGGGGTCGAGGGAGACAAGGTCCACCAGAAGCGGCTCCCGGCCGGAGCCCCGCCGTGGGTCGAGACGGTGCGGGTCTTCTTCCCGCGGTTCAACCGGACGGCCGACGAGCTGTGCGTGACCGAGCTGGCCAGTGTCATCTGGGCGGTCCAGATGTCGACGGTGGAGTTCCACCCCTGGAACAGCCGTCGGGCAGACACGGAGAAGCCCGACGAGTGGCGCATCGACCTGGACCCGATGCCGAAGTGCGACTTCGCGGGAGTGCGCCGGGTCGCCCACGTCGCCCACGAGGTGCTCGACGAGCTGGGCGCGACCGGCTGGCCGAAGACCAGCGGCGGCAAGGGGATGCACATCTATGTCCGGATCGAGCCGCGATGGGGCTTCCATGACGTCCGCCGGGCGGCGCTGGCGTTCGCGCGCGAGGTGGAGCGGCGGGCACCCGACCTGGTGACGACGGCATGGTGGCGGCGCGACCGGGACCCGGGGGACCTCTTCATCGACTACAACCAGAACGCCCGCGACCACACCATCGCGTGCGCCTACAGCGTCCGCGGTAACGCGCTCGCGACGGTGTCCGCGCCGGTGGAGTGGAGCGAGATCGACGACGTCCTCCCCGACGACCTCACCATCGCGACGGTGCCGGCGCGGTTCGCGGAGAAGGGGGACCTGCATGCCGGCATCGACGGCGCGGTCTTCGACCTCGAGCATCTGCTGGACTGGGCCGACCGCGACGAGCGAGACGTCCGCGAGGTGCCACAAGAGCCGCAGGGGTGATCCGGCAACCCCTCGCCGGGACCGCGGCGCGGCCGTAGGGTCGGGTCATGACCACCCTTGTCGTGGTGCTCGCCACCTGCCTCTTCGCCTGGTGCGCGATCCTGATCGTGATCCGTCAGGCCGTGCGCGCCGCTCGTCGTGCCGGAGCACGCCTCTCGGACCGGGCCGGCAGCTCGCTGCGTGCGTACGGCACCGGCCCCGCCGCCGAGGCCGCACGGCTGCGACGCGACATGGACCGGGCCGTCGCGGGCGCCCGCCGGGCGCTGACGGCAGCGACCTCGGTCGGCGCCCCGACCGGCGACGCCCGGTCGCTGCTGGCGCGGCTCGAGCTCGCCGCCCGGTCGGTCGACGGGGAGCTGCGGGTCATCGAGGCGCACCCCGACTCCGCCCGGGCCGGGCCCGCCGTGGTCGGCCCGCGCGAGCGGGCGGGACTCGTCCGGACTGCGGCCGCAGAGCTGGTCGACGGTCTGGTGGACGCCGCCGGGCACGACGCCGATGACCTGGCGCTGCTGCACACAACGTGCGTGATCGAGGCAGAGGCGCTGCGCGAGAGCGGTCGCAGGGCTCGGTCCAGGGTCGTCTGAGCACTCGTCCCGGGCCGACCCGCGGCAAGCTCCGGGACTGTCGGCGGCCGGGCATAGCGTGGCCGCCATGGAGATCAAGCTGGAGCTCGTGTTCGTGCCCGTCACCGATGTCGACCGCGCCAAGGCGTTCTACGTCGACAAGGTCGGGTTCCACGCCGACTTCGACCAGAGGGTGAGCGACGAACTGCGCTTCGTGCAGCTGACGCCGCCGGGGTCGGCGTGCTCGATCGCGTTCGGCACCGGGCTGGGCCTCGACATGGCGCCGGGCACCCAGAAGGGGCTGCAGTGTGTCGTGGCCGACGCCGACGCCGCCCGCGCAGAGCTGGTGGACCAGGGTGTCGACGCCAGCGACGTGGACGAGCAGGCCTGGGGCCGCTTCGTCTACTTCGCCGACCCCGACGGCAACAGCTGGTCCTACCAGCAGATCGTGCGGCCCGGCGGGTGACTCCCGCCGGGCCCGAGAGCCTCAGCCGTTGAGGATCTTGTTCTTCTGCACCTCGAACTCGATCTCCGTCAGGACACCCTGCTCCTTGAGCACGCCGAGCTCCTTGAGCTGAGCGATCTTGTCGTCCATGCTCGGGGCGGCCGGCGGCGGGGCAGGCGCGGCGTACTGCTGCTGCTGTTCGTACTGCTGCTGCTGCTGCTCCTGCTCCTGGGCCTGCCACCGCCCCGCCTGCCGCCGCGAGACCCGGTTCGACACCGCGGTCGCGGTCCCGGCGATGGCGGCCGTCCGGGCGACGCCCCTGATCAGTCCTGGCATGGCTGTTCTCCTTCGTCAGTAGGTCACGCGGACTGGTCGGCCGAGTCGAGTGCGGCTACCAGGTCTTCCGCCGGGATCCGGCCACTGGCGACCACCTGGGCCCCTCCGCGCAGCAGGGCGGCGGCGAACGGGGCCGCCCAGGTGTTCGCGTACAGCAGGATGCCGGCCGAGTTTCCGGGCTCGAGGGCATGGGAAGCCTCGTCGACGTCGTCCTCGCCGATGAGCCCGGAGCGGACGCCTTCGAAGATCGCGACGTCCAGCTCACCGTCGGCGTCGAGATCGGCGATCGCCAAGCCGGAGATGCTGCCGTCGAGGTCCTTGCGGACGAACACCAGGTCCAGGATCCGGATGATGCCGCGGTCATGGAGATCCACCAGGAGCGGGAGCCCGTCCCCGGTCATCTTGTTGCCGGGGAACTCGACCACCAGGTAGTCGACCGGGCCGATCTCCGCGATGACCTCAGTCATGACAGCACCACCATCCCTACGTCCAGGTCGACCGGGTGGCCGACTCAGCAGTCGCACCCACTCTGGCGGCCGCCCTCACCCTCTGCATCACCCGCGAGGGATGAGGCGCCTTCGATCACTCGGAACGGATGATGCCGAGGCGCCTCGTCGCACCCCAGCATGGAGACTCAGGCGCACGACGGCAGAAGGAGCCCGACATGAGTCAGTACGCCTCCACCCCCTCGTCGAGCGAGCAGGACCGGCTGGCGGGCTACGACAATCCCCCGACCGGGTGGACGGGCTGGATCGTCTTCGCCGGGATGATGATGATCATCCTCGGGACGTTCCACGCCTTCCAGGGCCTGGTCGCCCTCTTCAAGGACGAGTACTACCTGGTCGGCTCCAAGGGTCTGACGGTCAACGTCGACTTCACGACCTGGGGATGGGTGCACCTGATCCTCGGGATCGTCGTTGCGCTGGCCGGTGCGGCTCTGATGGCCGGTCAGATGTGGGCTCGGGTCGCCGCCGTGTTCCTGGCGTTCCTCAGCGCGATCGTGAATGTCGGCTTCCTCGCCGCCTACCCTCTATGGTCCTCGCTGATGATCGGCCTCGACGTCCTGGTGATCTGGGCCGTCACCGTGCACGGCGACGAGATGAAGGCCCTCCGCTAGAGGGCCCGGCTATCCGGGCGACCCCTCGCGTCGGCCGGCGGGGCCGGAACAGGGCGCAAGGTGAGGAGCTCCGGCCCC
This window harbors:
- the ligD gene encoding non-homologous end-joining DNA ligase, whose amino-acid sequence is MPAGAARSPAVEVEVGDRDVRITNPDRVYFPASGATKLDLVRYYLAVGDGIVNALRERPCMLHRFPTGVEGDKVHQKRLPAGAPPWVETVRVFFPRFNRTADELCVTELASVIWAVQMSTVEFHPWNSRRADTEKPDEWRIDLDPMPKCDFAGVRRVAHVAHEVLDELGATGWPKTSGGKGMHIYVRIEPRWGFHDVRRAALAFAREVERRAPDLVTTAWWRRDRDPGDLFIDYNQNARDHTIACAYSVRGNALATVSAPVEWSEIDDVLPDDLTIATVPARFAEKGDLHAGIDGAVFDLEHLLDWADRDERDVREVPQEPQG
- a CDS encoding glyoxalase superfamily protein, with the translated sequence MEIKLELVFVPVTDVDRAKAFYVDKVGFHADFDQRVSDELRFVQLTPPGSACSIAFGTGLGLDMAPGTQKGLQCVVADADAARAELVDQGVDASDVDEQAWGRFVYFADPDGNSWSYQQIVRPGG
- a CDS encoding SHOCT domain-containing protein; translation: MPGLIRGVARTAAIAGTATAVSNRVSRRQAGRWQAQEQEQQQQQYEQQQQYAAPAPPPAAPSMDDKIAQLKELGVLKEQGVLTEIEFEVQKNKILNG
- a CDS encoding DUF6325 family protein; protein product: MTEVIAEIGPVDYLVVEFPGNKMTGDGLPLLVDLHDRGIIRILDLVFVRKDLDGSISGLAIADLDADGELDVAIFEGVRSGLIGEDDVDEASHALEPGNSAGILLYANTWAAPFAAALLRGGAQVVASGRIPAEDLVAALDSADQSA